A genomic stretch from Tribolium castaneum strain GA2 chromosome 6, icTriCast1.1, whole genome shotgun sequence includes:
- the LOC659096 gene encoding uncharacterized protein LOC659096 produces the protein MTQNRKRGRNLHEDEVEFMPLSKRINNLHINNGLFLDNSNPLGASEWGPGPPSFVHQLPESPPGSVQSLDWNSSPQYSPDLNENQNPHYFNINKLLFEMYVERLQRGCHQV, from the exons ATGACTCAAAACAG AAAACGGGGTCGCAACCTCCACGAAGACGAAGTCGAGTTCATGCCACTGTCGAAACGCATCAACAACCTGCACATCAACAACGGGCTCTTTCTGGACAACTCTAACCCTCTGGGGGCGTCCGAGTGGGGCCCCGGGCCCCCGAGCTTCGTCCACCAGCTGCCCGAGTCACCCCCGGGCTCGGTGCAGAGCCTCGACTGGAACAGCTCGCCGCAGTATTCGCCAGATTTGAACGAAAACCAGAATCCACACTATTTCAATATTAATAAACTGTTGTTTGAGATGTATGTTGAGCGGCTGCAGCGTGGATGCCATCAAGTGTGA